The Raphanus sativus cultivar WK10039 unplaced genomic scaffold, ASM80110v3 Scaffold0902, whole genome shotgun sequence genome window below encodes:
- the LOC108856588 gene encoding UV-B-induced protein At3g17800, chloroplastic, translating into MDAATASLIRTPVLPRTGSMFLTASSPGFTPSGSKLHLRLRQNAFARFSKPLLQSNSSTTASKTRRSFVVRASAASDDASSKPIAPLQLESPAGQFLSQILVSHPHLVPAAVEQQLEQLQTDRDSQGQNKDASALPGTDIVLYRRIAELKENERRRTLEEILYALVVQKFMEANVSLIPSMNPSSDPSGRVDTWPTKVEKLEQLHSPEMYEMIHNHLALILGSRIGDLTSVAQISKLRVGQVYAASIMYGYFLKRVDQRFQLEKTMKLLPSGGGDGESKTSVEQPQDGTYQAVSSHPEVGSFAGGVSAKGFGSEIKPSRLRTYVMSFDSETLQRYATIRSREAVGIIEKHTEALFGKPEIVITPQGTVDSSKDEQIKISFGGMKRLVLEAVTFGSFLWDVESHVDARYQFVLN; encoded by the exons ATGGACGCCGCGACCGCGAGTTTGATCCGAACTCCCGTCTTACCGCGTACTGGATCTATGTTCCTTACAGCCAGCAGCCCTGGGTTCACACCTTCTGGTTCAAAACTTCATCTTCGTTTAAGG CAAAACGCGTTTGCTAGATTCTCAAAACCATTATTGCAAAGCAACTCATCAACAACAGCTTCCAAAACTCGGCGAAGTTTTGTGGTTAGAGCTTCGGCAGCATCTGATGACGCTTCCTCCAAACCGATCGCGCCGCTTCAGCTCGAGTCTCCCGCTGGTCAGTTCCTGTCTCAGATTCTTGTGAGCCATCCTCATCTCGTCCCTGCTGCTGTCGAACAGCAGCTTGAGCAGCTCCAAACTGATCGCGACTCTCAGGGACAAAACAAAGATGCATCCGCTTTGCCTGGAACCGACATTGTTCTCTACAG GAGAATCGCTGAGTTGAAGGAGAATGAGAGACGAAGGACGTTAGAGGAGATTCTATACGCATTGGTGGTTCAAAAGTTCATGGAAGCTAACGTATCACTCATACCATCAATGAACCCATCATCAGATCCATCTGGTCGTGTTGATACTTGGCCGACCAAAGTAGAGAAGCTCGAGCAGCTTCACTCTCCCGAGATGTACGAGATGATTCACAACCATCTAGCTTTGATCCTCGGGAGCAGAATAGGTGACTTGACTTCTGTTGCGCAGATAAGCAAACTCAGAGTTGGGCAAGTCTACGCTGCTTCTATCATGTATGGTTATTTCTTGAAGCGGGTGGACCAGAGGTTTCAGCTTGAGAAGACAATGAAGCTTCTTCCAAGTGGTGGTGGGGATGGTGAGAGTAAAACAAGCGTTGAGCAACCACAGGATGGGACGTATCAGGCTGTGTCTTCTCACCCAGAGGTTGGTTCATTTGCGGGTGGAGTTAGTGCCAAGGGCTTTGGGAGCGAGATTAAACCGTCCCGGTTAAGGACGTACGTGATGTCGTTTGATAGTGAGACGCTTCAGAGATATGCTACCATCAGGTCAAGAGAAGCAGTTGGGATCATTGAGAAGCACACGGAGGCGTTGTTTGGTAAGCCTGAGATTGTGATAACACCGCAAGGGACAGTTGATTCATCCAAGGACGAGCAGATAAAGATCAGCTTTGGTGGAATGAAGAGGCTTGTCTTGGAGGCTGTGACTTTCGGGTCGTTTCTTTGGGATGTTGAGAGTCATGTAGATGCTAGGTACCAGTTTGTACTGAACTAG